The following are from one region of the Chromobacterium phragmitis genome:
- a CDS encoding methyl-accepting chemotaxis protein produces the protein MWFAGNKMINQLEDAAEAVLRGESASWQIHGSDRWRALGDKLSQVWEQRDRQVSQADREREQADGRLQQLQEQLRQAERQLELLNTRFDLVNHAASEGLWDMSVVAGDPVNPSNEFWWSQTFRALLGFHDKREFPDVLGSWAGRLHPDDKQRVLDAFAAHLNDRSGTTPYDIEYRLQCKNGDYRWFRARGATLRDGKGVPLRAAGSLADITAHRKQQQQLDRTMTRFELSSEMLAEGLWDMEVDPKNPVSGDHAFWWSPQFRRLLGFDSEQDFPNVLDSWASRLHPEDKPQALAAFSAHLTDHSGQTPYDLEYRLQCKNGEYRWFHARGQTRRAPDGTPQRVVGALIDIDAEKRSEALSSESLQRQQLEKSLSEIATIVSTIQSIADQTNLLALNAAIEAARAGETGRGFAVVADEVRKLAERTRDATQRVERLVVQRG, from the coding sequence ATGTGGTTCGCCGGCAACAAGATGATCAACCAACTGGAAGACGCGGCGGAAGCCGTGCTGCGCGGCGAGTCCGCCAGCTGGCAAATCCACGGCAGCGACCGCTGGCGGGCGCTGGGCGACAAGCTGTCCCAAGTGTGGGAGCAGCGCGATCGCCAGGTCAGCCAGGCGGATCGCGAACGCGAGCAAGCCGACGGCCGGTTGCAGCAGTTGCAGGAGCAGCTGCGCCAGGCGGAGCGACAGCTTGAGCTGCTGAACACCCGCTTCGACCTGGTCAACCACGCAGCCAGCGAGGGGCTGTGGGACATGTCTGTGGTGGCCGGCGATCCGGTCAACCCCTCCAATGAGTTCTGGTGGTCGCAGACATTCCGCGCGCTGCTGGGCTTCCACGACAAGCGCGAATTTCCGGACGTGCTCGGCAGCTGGGCCGGGCGGCTGCACCCGGACGACAAGCAAAGGGTGCTGGACGCCTTTGCCGCCCACCTGAACGACCGCAGCGGCACGACGCCCTACGACATCGAATACCGGCTGCAATGCAAGAACGGCGACTATCGCTGGTTCCGCGCCCGAGGCGCGACGCTTCGAGACGGCAAGGGGGTGCCGCTGCGGGCGGCGGGCTCGCTGGCCGACATCACCGCCCATCGGAAACAGCAGCAGCAGCTGGATCGGACGATGACCCGTTTCGAGCTGAGCAGCGAAATGCTGGCCGAGGGTTTGTGGGATATGGAGGTCGACCCCAAGAATCCAGTCAGCGGCGACCACGCCTTCTGGTGGTCTCCCCAGTTCCGCCGCTTGCTCGGCTTCGACAGCGAACAGGATTTCCCCAATGTGCTGGACAGCTGGGCCAGCCGGCTGCACCCGGAGGACAAGCCGCAGGCGCTGGCCGCCTTCTCCGCCCACCTGACCGACCACAGCGGCCAAACGCCCTATGATCTGGAATACCGGCTGCAATGCAAGAACGGCGAATATCGGTGGTTCCATGCCCGCGGCCAGACCCGGCGCGCGCCGGACGGCACGCCGCAGCGGGTGGTGGGCGCGCTGATCGACATCGACGCGGAAAAACGTTCGGAGGCGCTGAGCAGCGAAAGCCTGCAGCGCCAACAACTGGAAAAAAGCCTGTCCGAGATCGCCACCATCGTCAGCACCATCCAGTCCATCGCCGACCAGACCAACCTGCTGGCCCTGAACGCCGCCATCGAGGCCGCCCGCGCCGGCGAAACCGGCCGCGGCTTCGCCGTGGTGGCGGACGAGGTGCGCAAACTGGCCGAGCGCACCCGCGACGCCACCCAGCGCGTGGAGCGGCTGGTGGTGCAGCGCGGCTGA
- a CDS encoding ShlB/FhaC/HecB family hemolysin secretion/activation protein, whose product MSKSLSFAIAASLACCQAAQAAPLPAELPSDGSDARRLLQDSERRFDQLIQQQRMRQLNSGGSNLEAEPAPQLDEGRCLPVSGVRLAGISLLSREDVEALGLPRGECLDTAELNRFSRALTALYLRHGFIAARVGASGPDAAGVLTLRVREGRVAAIRGDEGAPRPGNLFPGMLGKPLNVHDLDQGLDQANRLRSNKVTVDVEPGASAGESVLRLRNQPSARLSGALTLDNAGRDTTGRMQAGASLSWDNPFGWSDLLNLSAQATTQRQEIRHSRSESLFYSLPYGYWTFSAFASHADYLIPSTLASGLTAQLSGTTQQHGLRLDRVLSRDQGHVLTMDAQLTQKRVRNFFQDAKFSNSSPNLTVLELGVSQLWVQPGGLLQLDGSMQRGVGWLGADEPDRAHPGAPDPRFSKLRLGLNWYRGLALPGGPYQLQLSGSGQASRDELPGVERLDIADSSAVRGFRNNALVSETGWYWRNTLSRHFQAGGWSLTPRVGVDGGRVLQRDAAETWQDIAGVSAGMALARGGLSLDLDYSRPLRKPQGWAAEGHILFARLNWQW is encoded by the coding sequence GTGAGCAAATCCCTTTCCTTCGCCATCGCCGCCAGCCTGGCGTGCTGCCAGGCGGCGCAAGCCGCGCCGTTGCCGGCAGAACTTCCCAGCGATGGTTCCGACGCGCGGCGCTTGCTGCAGGACAGCGAGCGCCGTTTCGACCAGCTGATCCAGCAGCAGCGCATGCGGCAGCTGAACAGCGGCGGCAGCAATCTGGAGGCGGAGCCGGCGCCGCAACTGGATGAAGGGCGGTGCCTGCCGGTCAGCGGGGTGAGGCTCGCCGGCATCAGCCTGTTGTCGCGCGAGGATGTCGAGGCGCTGGGCCTGCCGCGCGGCGAATGCCTGGATACGGCGGAGCTGAACCGGTTCAGCCGCGCGTTGACCGCGCTTTATCTGCGGCACGGTTTCATCGCCGCGCGCGTGGGCGCCTCTGGACCCGATGCGGCCGGGGTGCTGACGTTGCGGGTGCGGGAGGGGCGAGTGGCGGCGATACGCGGCGACGAGGGCGCGCCCAGGCCCGGCAATCTGTTTCCCGGCATGCTGGGCAAGCCGTTGAACGTGCATGATCTGGATCAGGGGCTGGACCAGGCCAATCGCTTGCGCTCCAACAAGGTGACGGTGGACGTGGAGCCGGGGGCGTCGGCGGGGGAGTCGGTGTTGAGGCTGCGCAATCAACCGTCCGCCCGGCTGTCGGGCGCGCTGACGCTGGACAACGCCGGCCGCGACACCACCGGCCGGATGCAGGCCGGCGCCAGCCTGAGTTGGGACAATCCATTCGGCTGGAGCGATTTGCTCAATCTGTCGGCGCAGGCGACGACGCAAAGGCAGGAAATCCGCCACAGCCGCAGCGAGTCGCTGTTCTACTCGCTGCCCTACGGCTACTGGACGTTCAGCGCCTTCGCGAGCCATGCCGATTACCTGATTCCCAGCACCTTGGCGTCAGGGCTGACGGCGCAGCTGTCCGGCACCACTCAGCAGCACGGCCTGCGGCTGGACCGGGTGTTGTCGCGGGACCAGGGCCATGTGTTGACCATGGACGCGCAGCTGACGCAGAAACGGGTGCGCAATTTTTTCCAGGATGCCAAGTTCAGCAACAGCAGTCCCAATCTGACCGTGCTGGAGCTGGGCGTGTCGCAGTTGTGGGTGCAGCCGGGGGGACTATTGCAACTGGATGGCAGCATGCAGCGCGGCGTGGGCTGGCTGGGCGCGGACGAGCCGGATCGCGCGCATCCCGGCGCGCCGGACCCGCGTTTTTCCAAACTGAGGCTGGGACTGAACTGGTACCGGGGCTTGGCGCTGCCGGGAGGACCTTACCAGCTGCAGCTGAGCGGGTCCGGGCAGGCCAGCCGCGACGAGCTGCCCGGCGTGGAGCGGCTGGACATCGCCGATTCCAGCGCGGTGCGCGGTTTTCGCAATAACGCCTTGGTGTCCGAAACCGGCTGGTACTGGCGAAATACACTGTCCCGACATTTCCAGGCGGGCGGCTGGAGCCTGACGCCGAGAGTGGGGGTGGATGGCGGCAGGGTGTTGCAGCGCGACGCCGCCGAAACCTGGCAAGACATTGCCGGCGTTTCGGCCGGAATGGCTTTGGCGAGGGGCGGGCTGAGCCTGGATTTGGATTACAGCCGGCCGCTGCGCAAGCCGCAGGGCTGGGCGGCGGAGGGGCATATCTTGTTCGCGCGGCTCAACTGGCAATGGTGA